The candidate division WOR-3 bacterium genomic interval GTATCAGCTTCAAGCCACAAGCCTCACGCTGTAGGCTGCTGGCTGACCAAGCACCCGGTCCGGAGGCTTGGGAAGCCGGAGCTCTACCCCTGAGCTATGGCCGCGTCGAAGTAGACAATACTAGGCCCAGCCGACTTCCTGTCAAGCGGATGCCCAGCCGGTGCCCGGACGGCAAAGGTCACATCGGCACAGCCTTGACCCTCGGTAGGACGAGGCTAGACTCTAGTGAGGCGAATAGTGGATCGAAAGGCAACTAGTCAGCAAAGAAGGAACCATGAAGGCTAAAGCGCTTCTTGTCGTCCTGCTGATGGTGCTCCTATCGGCACCCTCGGCAGCACTGGCCGTGCTCAACGTCGGCGACCAGGCGACGGAATTCAACATCCCGGACACCGCCTGGGTGAACCACCAACTGACCGAGTTTCGCGGCAGGGTGGTGATGATCCTGTTCTGGCAGCAGTGGTGACCGTACTGCCGCGAGGAGTTGCCTCGCCTTTCCTCCTTCCATAACGACTATGCGCCACACGGATTCGAGGCTCTCGCGATCAATATCAACGAGAGCATGGACTCCATCGTCAAGCCGTGGGCACGGCAGAACACCAACATGTACCTGCGCGACCCGGGCACGGTCTGGGCGGCCTACCGACATAGCGGCGGTCTGCCAACGAACTATGTGATCGACACGGCGGGAATCGTCCGGTACTGGGGCGAAGGGTTCAATGAGTCGGCGATCAGGGCTGTTATCGAGCAGTATCTGCCTGACAAGATCGAGCACGACGTCGGCGTAGCGCGGCTCCTGGCACCAACCGGTTCGATGGACTCGGGAACGGTGGTAACGCCGGCCTGCTCGCTGCGGAACTACCGGAGCAACGTTGAGACCTACCCGGTGCGGATGAGGGTTGGCGCCGGCTACGACACTACGGTCACGGTAACGAACCATCAGCCGGGCCAGACCGTGTACGTGCAGTTCCCACAATGGACGGCGCCGGCGCGGGGCAGCTTTGCGGTCACCTGCTCAACCGAGCTTACCACCGACGACATCAGCAGCAATGACGTGGCCAGGACCACCCTGACGGTCAACGTCGATGACATAGCCGTGACCGCGATTCTCGTGCCTCTCGACACCGTGGAGCTGGACCGCGGCTACGCGCCTGCCGTCGAGGTGAAGAACCTGGGCACGGTGGCCGACATGGCGAGGGTGAGGTTCTACGTCAGCGACTTCTACTTTGACAGCGTCAGAGTCGCGCTGCAGCCGGGCAA includes:
- a CDS encoding redoxin domain-containing protein; this translates as MKAKALLVVLLMVLLSAPSAALAVLNVGDQATEFNIPDTAWVNHQLTEFRGRVVMILFWQQW